Proteins encoded by one window of Chromobacterium violaceum ATCC 12472:
- a CDS encoding ExeA family protein: MLKLKSVLQKVGRKQADLAEHLNVSQATVAQIVNHGEWPKSLDETDLQESIRRYLQAHGASDGDIDGAFEEVSEPRGNAARSVSQTKTDQESNQEETMLLRKQTLLPATRKHFSLFRDPFADDAIQSNEDMFISPDIRYVREAMLQTAKHGGLLAVVAESGAGKTTLLRDLEDRIQRETQPIQIIKPYVLAMEDNDKQGKTLKSTHIAEAIMAAVAPLEKPKSSPEARFAQLHKALRESHAAGYRHCLVIDEAHSLPIATLKHLKRFFELELGFKKLLSIILIGQPELKLKLSERDAGVREVVQRCEMVELAPLEGARLEEYLKFKLERLNKPVAEVIDEGGIHALRARLTINTKRLDRPESVSLLYPLAIGNLLTACMNLAAEIGAPLVTADVVREV; this comes from the coding sequence ATGTTGAAGCTGAAGAGCGTGCTGCAAAAGGTCGGCCGGAAGCAGGCTGACCTGGCTGAGCACTTGAATGTTTCCCAGGCCACCGTGGCCCAGATCGTCAATCACGGCGAATGGCCCAAGAGCCTGGATGAAACCGACCTGCAGGAGAGCATCCGCCGCTATCTGCAGGCGCATGGCGCCAGCGATGGGGACATCGACGGCGCATTTGAAGAGGTGAGCGAGCCGCGCGGGAACGCGGCCCGCTCGGTCTCCCAGACGAAAACCGACCAGGAATCCAACCAGGAGGAAACCATGTTACTACGCAAACAGACCTTGTTGCCCGCCACCCGCAAACATTTCAGCTTGTTCCGCGATCCATTTGCAGATGACGCCATTCAGTCCAACGAGGACATGTTCATCAGCCCGGACATCCGCTACGTGCGAGAAGCCATGTTGCAGACGGCCAAGCATGGCGGTCTGCTGGCGGTGGTGGCGGAGTCCGGCGCCGGTAAGACCACGCTGCTGCGCGACCTGGAAGACCGCATTCAGCGCGAGACCCAGCCGATCCAGATCATCAAGCCCTACGTGTTGGCGATGGAGGACAACGACAAGCAGGGCAAAACACTCAAGTCAACCCATATTGCTGAGGCCATCATGGCCGCCGTGGCCCCGCTGGAGAAGCCGAAGAGCAGCCCCGAGGCTCGCTTCGCCCAACTGCACAAGGCGCTGCGCGAAAGCCATGCCGCAGGGTACCGCCACTGCCTGGTGATTGATGAGGCGCACTCCCTGCCCATCGCCACCCTCAAGCATCTGAAACGCTTCTTCGAACTGGAGCTGGGCTTCAAGAAGCTGCTGTCCATCATCTTGATTGGCCAGCCGGAGCTGAAGCTGAAGCTGTCCGAACGCGATGCGGGAGTGCGCGAGGTGGTGCAGCGCTGCGAAATGGTGGAGCTGGCACCGCTGGAAGGCGCACGCCTGGAGGAGTACCTGAAGTTCAAGCTGGAGCGGCTGAACAAGCCGGTAGCGGAGGTGATTGACGAAGGCGGCATCCACGCGCTGCGCGCCAGGCTGACCATCAACACCAAGCGCCTGGACCGGCCGGAATCCGTATCCCTGCTGTACCCGTTGGCTATCGGGAATCTGCTGACCGCATGCATGAACCTGGCCGCCGAGATTGGCGCCCCGCTGGTGACGGCTGACGTAGTGCGGGAGGTGTGA
- a CDS encoding DUF3164 family protein, whose amino-acid sequence MNAIPEGYKQDGKGRLVPINIIKPIDIARDEFVAEALQKAVAMQDQLAQFKAGLFADIDAFVALSAERYKADVGGEKGNVTLTSFDGNTRVLRAIADTLTFDEGLLAAKALIDECVQEWTEDARPEVKALISDAFQVDKAGNISTGRVLGLRRLDIQDEKWQRAMRALSESVRVQCSKAYVRIERRSEGTGKFEAVRLDLAGV is encoded by the coding sequence ATGAACGCTATCCCCGAAGGGTACAAGCAAGACGGAAAAGGCCGGCTGGTGCCGATCAACATCATCAAGCCGATAGACATCGCCCGCGACGAGTTTGTCGCCGAGGCACTGCAGAAAGCTGTGGCCATGCAAGACCAACTGGCCCAATTCAAGGCCGGCTTGTTCGCCGACATCGACGCATTCGTGGCGCTATCGGCCGAGCGTTACAAGGCTGATGTGGGCGGCGAAAAGGGTAACGTCACCTTGACCAGCTTTGACGGCAATACCCGCGTACTGAGGGCCATTGCTGACACGCTGACCTTCGACGAAGGGTTGCTGGCTGCAAAGGCGTTGATCGATGAGTGCGTCCAAGAGTGGACTGAGGATGCGCGACCGGAGGTGAAGGCGCTCATCTCTGACGCATTTCAGGTCGACAAGGCCGGCAACATCTCGACCGGCCGAGTGCTGGGCTTGCGCCGGCTCGATATCCAGGACGAGAAGTGGCAACGCGCGATGCGCGCGCTGTCGGAATCGGTGCGGGTGCAGTGTTCCAAGGCCTATGTCCGAATCGAACGGCGTAGCGAAGGCACTGGCAAGTTCGAAGCCGTTCGGCTGGATTTGGCGGGGGTGTGA
- a CDS encoding HU family DNA-binding protein, with protein sequence MTKQDLIKHLAAHADVTNKQAESVLNALTTAVLDTVRAGGELAISDLGKFGTTQRAAKTGRNPKTGETIQIAAKRAPKFSPAKALKDAAA encoded by the coding sequence ATGACCAAGCAAGACCTGATCAAACACCTGGCCGCCCACGCGGATGTCACCAACAAGCAAGCCGAATCCGTTCTCAACGCGCTGACCACTGCGGTGCTCGACACCGTGCGGGCGGGGGGCGAGCTGGCGATCTCCGACCTCGGCAAGTTTGGCACCACCCAGCGCGCAGCCAAGACCGGCCGCAATCCGAAAACCGGCGAGACCATCCAGATCGCAGCCAAGCGCGCGCCCAAGTTCTCCCCAGCCAAGGCGCTGAAGGACGCCGCCGCGTAA
- a CDS encoding gp16 family protein: MNAKTQDRQRLIRLIHVAKRELALDDDSYRAILQRIGRQASAADLTVPELNQVLEYLKRSGFKVRSKGQPTTQSRPLAQDEQHKKIRALWLFLHQIGVVKNPAESALASYVKRITGRDAMQWLAGDQLEQVIESLKKWAMRSLPDLVQKLATEVKQLPLTAAQCSELNQLMNTAMARKTFDPMLSAWESLTAILKAKEEA; the protein is encoded by the coding sequence ATGAACGCAAAGACTCAAGACCGACAGCGACTGATCCGCCTGATCCACGTAGCCAAGCGCGAGCTGGCTCTGGATGACGACAGCTACCGCGCTATTCTGCAGCGGATTGGAAGACAGGCATCCGCGGCTGACCTGACCGTTCCAGAGCTGAACCAGGTGTTGGAATACCTGAAGCGCAGCGGATTCAAGGTGCGTTCCAAAGGACAGCCCACCACTCAATCGCGCCCGCTGGCCCAGGACGAGCAGCACAAGAAGATACGCGCGCTCTGGCTGTTTCTGCATCAGATTGGTGTGGTCAAGAACCCGGCCGAGAGCGCCCTGGCTTCGTATGTGAAGCGGATTACTGGCCGGGACGCCATGCAATGGCTGGCCGGCGACCAACTGGAGCAGGTGATCGAATCGCTGAAGAAGTGGGCGATGCGTTCACTGCCCGATCTGGTGCAGAAGCTGGCGACCGAAGTGAAGCAGCTGCCACTGACCGCCGCGCAGTGCAGTGAACTGAATCAGCTGATGAATACGGCCATGGCGCGTAAAACGTTCGACCCGATGTTGAGCGCCTGGGAAAGCCTGACCGCCATCCTCAAGGCGAAGGAGGAAGCATGA
- a CDS encoding Mor transcription activator family protein has translation MKPIHTRSKGPELLSDLADHIAEALQELASIEREIGEQLGSEIANRMAAHWGGQNIYFPMGLSVRLSKRDRKIFEEFTGDNHGDLARKYGVSLQWIYKIVKAVRREEMESRQGDMFS, from the coding sequence ATGAAGCCCATCCATACCCGCAGCAAAGGCCCTGAGCTGCTGTCCGACCTGGCCGACCACATCGCCGAGGCTCTGCAGGAGCTGGCCAGCATTGAACGCGAGATCGGTGAGCAGCTGGGCAGCGAGATCGCCAACCGGATGGCCGCGCACTGGGGAGGCCAGAACATCTATTTCCCGATGGGACTGTCGGTCAGGTTGTCGAAACGGGACCGGAAGATATTCGAGGAATTCACCGGAGACAACCACGGCGACTTGGCGCGCAAGTACGGTGTCAGCCTGCAGTGGATTTACAAGATAGTGAAGGCTGTCCGGCGTGAGGAAATGGAGAGTCGCCAGGGCGATATGTTCAGCTGA
- a CDS encoding 2-hydroxycarboxylate transporter family protein has protein sequence MHIEETVSKPPAGNGPWSKLMAMRVGPLPLPLYLSLAAIAVAAAIAHRLPNDLIGGLAVMMLSGFLLGELGKRIPVLKHIGGSAILCLFVPSALLGYKLFDPDMLKALAMAMKTANLQYLYIACLVVGSILGMNHKVLVQGFLRMFIPLLVGTLGAVAAGMLVGLLSGYTPGHTFFYIIIPILGGGIGEGILPLSIGYSEMTRIPQAQIVATLIPAALIGNVVAILLAGLLNFYGKKRPRFSGNGMLVKTGEDREWLAAQHEAPINLSLMGSGLLLTCSFFTLGSLFAPITGIPGPILMIITAALVKVSKVMPAQMELGAYQMYQFMTSNLTYAILVGLGTLFVPWNQMVASVTPGYVLLCAAIVLAMVASGFGIGLLLKMYPVESAIVAACHSGLGGTGDVAILSAANRMEMMPFAQISTRIGGASMIVLATLLMKLLH, from the coding sequence ATGCATATAGAGGAAACCGTTAGCAAGCCGCCGGCAGGCAATGGGCCATGGAGCAAATTGATGGCCATGCGCGTCGGACCGCTGCCCTTGCCGCTCTATTTGTCGCTCGCCGCCATTGCAGTCGCCGCCGCCATCGCGCATCGCCTGCCGAACGACCTGATCGGCGGCCTGGCCGTCATGATGCTGTCCGGCTTTCTGCTGGGCGAGCTAGGCAAGAGGATTCCCGTGCTCAAGCATATCGGCGGCTCGGCCATTCTCTGCCTGTTTGTCCCCTCGGCATTGCTGGGATACAAGCTATTCGACCCCGACATGCTGAAAGCGCTGGCCATGGCGATGAAGACCGCCAATCTGCAATACCTCTACATTGCCTGTCTGGTGGTCGGCAGCATTCTCGGCATGAACCACAAGGTTTTGGTGCAGGGCTTTTTGCGGATGTTCATCCCGCTGCTGGTGGGAACGCTGGGCGCCGTCGCCGCCGGCATGCTTGTCGGCCTATTGTCCGGCTACACCCCTGGGCACACCTTCTTCTACATCATCATTCCCATTTTGGGCGGTGGCATCGGCGAGGGCATTCTGCCGCTCTCCATCGGCTATTCCGAAATGACCCGAATCCCGCAGGCTCAAATTGTCGCCACACTGATTCCCGCGGCGCTGATCGGCAATGTCGTCGCCATCCTGCTGGCCGGCCTGCTCAATTTTTATGGCAAGAAGCGCCCGCGATTCAGCGGCAATGGCATGCTGGTCAAAACCGGGGAGGATCGGGAATGGCTGGCCGCGCAACATGAAGCGCCGATCAATTTGAGCTTGATGGGAAGCGGCTTGCTGCTCACCTGTTCTTTTTTCACCCTGGGGTCTTTATTTGCCCCGATTACCGGCATCCCGGGGCCGATCCTGATGATTATCACCGCCGCCCTGGTCAAGGTGAGCAAGGTGATGCCGGCGCAGATGGAGCTGGGCGCCTACCAGATGTACCAATTCATGACGAGCAATCTGACATACGCCATCCTGGTTGGGCTGGGCACCCTATTCGTGCCATGGAACCAGATGGTGGCTTCCGTCACCCCCGGGTATGTTCTGCTCTGCGCGGCGATCGTGCTGGCCATGGTGGCCAGCGGCTTCGGCATCGGCCTGTTGCTGAAGATGTATCCGGTGGAATCGGCCATTGTCGCCGCCTGCCATAGCGGCCTGGGCGGCACCGGCGACGTGGCGATCCTGTCGGCCGCCAACCGGATGGAAATGATGCCCTTCGCGCAAATCTCGACCCGTATCGGCGGGGCGTCAATGATCGTTCTGGCCACACTGCTGATGAAGCTTCTCCACTAG
- the leuD gene encoding 3-isopropylmalate dehydratase small subunit, translating to MTIHTRIEGMAAPLPVSNLDTDQIMPKQFLRRIDKAGLAEGLLYDMRFGPDGKPRPEFVLNRPEYAAARILVAGPNFGCGSSREHAVWGLMQYGIQAVIAPSFGEIFYSNAMNNSLMLVALAEADVGTILADVSAPENSWITIDVASMTVRSKSLTASFSLSERHRRMFLEGLDMIGATLAMQDQIHAFAARHWQQRPWLKDIASMTKNRLA from the coding sequence ATGACCATTCATACCCGAATCGAAGGCATGGCCGCGCCGCTGCCGGTCAGCAATCTGGACACCGACCAGATCATGCCGAAGCAATTCCTGCGCCGCATCGACAAGGCGGGCTTGGCCGAAGGCCTGCTATACGACATGCGCTTCGGCCCGGATGGAAAGCCCCGCCCGGAATTCGTTCTCAATCGGCCGGAATACGCCGCGGCCAGGATACTGGTCGCCGGTCCCAACTTCGGTTGCGGCTCCAGCCGCGAGCATGCGGTCTGGGGCCTGATGCAATACGGCATCCAAGCGGTGATCGCGCCAAGCTTCGGCGAGATTTTCTATTCGAACGCGATGAACAACAGCCTGATGCTGGTGGCGCTGGCCGAGGCCGATGTCGGGACCATTCTCGCCGACGTCTCCGCGCCGGAAAACAGCTGGATCACGATCGATGTCGCATCCATGACGGTGCGAAGCAAAAGTCTGACGGCGTCTTTCTCGCTGTCCGAACGCCATCGCCGGATGTTCCTCGAAGGCCTGGACATGATAGGCGCGACCTTGGCCATGCAAGACCAAATCCATGCTTTCGCCGCCAGACATTGGCAGCAGCGGCCCTGGCTGAAAGACATCGCATCCATGACAAAAAACCGTTTGGCGTAA
- the leuC gene encoding 3-isopropylmalate dehydratase large subunit, whose translation MTALQTPPQTLYQKLVETHTVARLDSQNVLLYADLHIMNEYTSPQAFAGLAEAGRTVLQPGQNVSVVDHIIPTHPVAIRIIEEPNSALQASNLKKNCERHGIPLFDANNRFQGIEHVIAPELGMIRPGMVVLCGDSHTTTYGALGALGFGIGTSEVEHVLATQTLVYRLAPTMRIHVAGRLPLGTTAKDLILLIINRIGAHGARGYAVEFCGEAIEALTIEARMTLCNMAVEAGARGALIAPDALTLEYVARHCPDLAGATLDAAKADWRALRSDDGAPFDLKLEFQAGDVEPYVTWGTSPDQSIPISGRIPVAASAPEGPERLTMQRALRYTGLAEGAQLEGLPIQRVFIGSCTNARIEDLRAVADIVRGRSVAPSVRAMIVPGSGEVRRQAEQEGLAQLFIEAGFEWRQPGCSLCLAMNDDVLNPGERCASTTNRNFEGRQGRDAITHLMSPAMAAAAAVAGCITDVRKLGVRA comes from the coding sequence GTGACCGCATTGCAAACCCCACCCCAAACGCTGTACCAGAAACTGGTCGAGACCCACACGGTGGCGCGTCTGGATTCGCAGAACGTGCTGCTGTACGCCGATCTGCACATCATGAACGAGTACACCAGCCCGCAAGCCTTCGCCGGGCTGGCGGAAGCCGGCCGCACAGTCTTGCAGCCCGGCCAGAACGTATCCGTGGTCGACCACATCATCCCGACCCACCCCGTGGCGATCCGCATCATCGAGGAGCCGAATTCGGCATTGCAGGCCTCGAACCTGAAGAAGAATTGCGAGCGCCACGGCATCCCGCTTTTCGACGCCAACAACCGTTTTCAAGGCATCGAACATGTCATCGCGCCGGAACTGGGCATGATTCGTCCCGGCATGGTCGTCCTCTGCGGCGACAGCCACACCACGACCTATGGCGCGCTGGGGGCCTTGGGCTTCGGCATCGGCACCTCCGAAGTCGAACACGTATTGGCGACCCAGACCCTGGTGTATCGCCTGGCGCCAACCATGCGCATCCATGTAGCCGGCCGCTTGCCGCTCGGCACCACCGCCAAGGACCTGATCCTGCTGATCATCAACCGGATCGGCGCGCACGGCGCGCGCGGCTACGCGGTTGAGTTCTGCGGCGAAGCCATTGAAGCGTTGACGATAGAAGCGCGGATGACCTTGTGCAATATGGCGGTCGAGGCCGGCGCCCGCGGCGCGCTCATCGCGCCGGATGCGCTGACGCTGGAATACGTCGCCCGTCATTGTCCGGACTTGGCCGGCGCGACGCTGGACGCCGCGAAGGCGGACTGGCGCGCCCTGCGCAGCGACGACGGCGCCCCATTCGACCTGAAGCTTGAATTCCAGGCCGGCGACGTCGAGCCCTATGTGACATGGGGCACCAGCCCCGACCAATCCATTCCGATCAGCGGCCGCATCCCCGTCGCCGCGTCAGCGCCGGAGGGGCCTGAGCGGCTCACCATGCAGCGGGCGCTGCGCTACACCGGCCTGGCCGAAGGCGCCCAATTGGAAGGCTTGCCCATCCAGCGCGTCTTCATCGGCTCTTGCACCAATGCCCGCATCGAGGACTTGCGCGCCGTCGCGGACATCGTGCGCGGACGAAGCGTGGCGCCTTCGGTGCGCGCCATGATCGTGCCGGGCTCAGGCGAGGTGCGCCGCCAGGCCGAACAGGAAGGCCTGGCTCAGCTCTTCATCGAAGCCGGCTTTGAATGGCGTCAACCTGGCTGTTCCCTATGCCTGGCCATGAATGACGACGTGCTCAACCCCGGCGAGCGATGCGCCTCCACCACCAACCGCAATTTCGAAGGCCGCCAAGGCCGGGATGCGATCACCCACCTGATGAGCCCCGCCATGGCCGCCGCTGCCGCCGTCGCCGGCTGCATCACCGACGTTCGCAAACTGGGAGTCCGCGCATGA
- a CDS encoding LysR family transcriptional regulator, which produces MSSVSDVAFFMEVVKAGTLSGAAQELGVSTAAVSRRLANLEVRLGIRLLNRTTRRAAVTYEGELYLAEGKKILGELEELEQRLASAHSVPKGLLRVNATFGFGRQFIAPAIADFVELHPDVDVQLSLSDRPVNLIEDGFDVCIRFGDLPDARLTSRKIACNRRLLCASPGYLERFGIPASPMDLQRHRCIVIRESDETYGAWHLYSGAAQANVKVRGTVSTNDGEVAVDWALRGLGILLRSEWNVAPYLRSGRLREVLGDWRFPPADIHAVYPMKSNLSAKVRAFVSHLDKHFEPYRPRAEGKSRW; this is translated from the coding sequence ATGAGCTCGGTATCCGATGTGGCTTTTTTCATGGAAGTGGTCAAGGCGGGCACGCTGTCCGGCGCGGCGCAGGAGCTTGGCGTATCGACAGCCGCCGTCAGCCGGCGCCTGGCCAATCTCGAGGTGCGGCTCGGCATCCGGCTGTTGAACCGCACGACGAGACGGGCGGCCGTTACGTATGAAGGCGAGCTGTATCTGGCGGAGGGGAAAAAGATTCTTGGGGAGCTGGAGGAATTGGAGCAAAGGCTGGCCAGCGCGCACTCCGTCCCGAAGGGGCTGTTGCGGGTCAATGCGACCTTCGGCTTCGGCCGCCAGTTCATCGCCCCGGCGATAGCGGATTTTGTCGAGCTTCATCCCGATGTCGACGTTCAGCTGTCCCTGTCCGACCGCCCGGTCAATCTGATCGAGGACGGATTCGATGTCTGCATCCGCTTCGGCGACCTGCCCGATGCGCGTCTCACATCCAGGAAGATCGCCTGCAATCGCCGCCTGTTATGCGCGTCGCCGGGCTATCTGGAGCGTTTCGGCATCCCGGCGTCTCCGATGGATCTGCAGCGCCACCGTTGCATCGTGATCCGGGAAAGCGATGAAACCTATGGCGCGTGGCATCTTTACTCGGGAGCCGCGCAAGCCAATGTGAAGGTTCGAGGGACGGTGTCGACCAACGATGGAGAAGTGGCTGTCGACTGGGCGTTGCGGGGCTTGGGGATATTGCTGCGCTCGGAGTGGAATGTCGCGCCCTATCTGCGCTCGGGCCGATTGCGCGAAGTGCTCGGCGACTGGCGGTTTCCGCCCGCCGACATTCACGCGGTCTATCCGATGAAGAGCAACCTGTCGGCGAAAGTGCGGGCGTTCGTCAGCCATCTGGACAAGCATTTTGAGCCATACCGGCCCAGAGCGGAGGGCAAGAGTCGCTGGTAG
- the prmB gene encoding 50S ribosomal protein L3 N(5)-glutamine methyltransferase, producing the protein MYQLAASHFTTARDLLRFAVSRFNEAELTYGHGTHNAHDEAAYLILSALQLPIDTLDPYLDARLLPEEVERVVELIRRRAEDKVPVAYLTNEAWQGEFNFYVDERVLVPRSFIYELLGEPLAPWIEHPELVHRALDLCTGSGCLAIQLASHYPDAEVDAVDISLDALEVAAVNVEHYGLQDRINLIHTDMFEGLEEKYDLIISNPPYVDAESVEELPEEYLHEPEIALGSGEDGLDATREILRRAPEFLNERGVLLVEIGHNRDMLEECFPTLPFMWMETQSGDGFVFLLTREDIVSAGI; encoded by the coding sequence ATGTACCAACTGGCCGCCAGCCACTTCACCACCGCGCGCGACCTGCTGCGCTTCGCCGTATCGCGCTTCAACGAGGCCGAACTGACCTACGGCCACGGCACCCACAACGCGCACGACGAAGCCGCCTACTTGATTCTGTCCGCGCTGCAACTGCCGATCGACACGCTGGATCCGTACCTGGACGCCAGGCTGCTGCCGGAAGAAGTGGAGCGCGTGGTGGAGCTGATCCGCCGCCGCGCCGAGGACAAGGTCCCGGTCGCCTACCTGACCAACGAAGCCTGGCAGGGCGAGTTCAACTTCTACGTCGACGAACGCGTGCTGGTGCCGCGTTCCTTCATCTACGAGCTGCTGGGCGAACCGCTGGCGCCGTGGATCGAACATCCGGAACTGGTGCATCGCGCGCTGGACCTGTGCACCGGCTCCGGCTGCCTGGCCATCCAGCTGGCCAGCCACTACCCGGACGCCGAGGTCGACGCCGTCGACATCTCGCTGGACGCGCTGGAGGTGGCGGCGGTCAATGTCGAGCATTACGGCCTGCAGGACCGCATCAACCTGATCCACACCGACATGTTCGAGGGACTGGAGGAAAAGTACGACCTGATCATCTCCAACCCGCCCTATGTCGACGCCGAATCGGTGGAAGAACTGCCGGAAGAGTACCTGCACGAGCCGGAAATCGCGCTCGGCTCCGGCGAGGACGGCCTGGACGCCACCCGCGAGATCCTGCGCCGCGCGCCGGAATTCCTCAACGAGCGCGGCGTGCTGCTGGTGGAGATCGGCCACAACCGCGACATGCTGGAAGAATGCTTCCCCACCCTGCCCTTCATGTGGATGGAGACGCAGAGCGGCGACGGCTTCGTCTTCCTGCTGACCCGCGAAGACATCGTCAGCGCCGGCATCTAA
- a CDS encoding phosphomannomutase/phosphoglucomutase, which produces MNKISKDIFKAYDIRGIVGKTLTAAVARQIGQAVASEAIDRKVKAIVIGRDGRLSGPELSEALAEGIRAAGVDVIDVGRVATPMLYFAAHQLGTLSGVMVTGSHNPPDYNGFKMMLAGDTLAGDDIQALYQRIVDGRLAEGEGGYRTEDIAEAYLERITSDIKLERPLNIVVDSGNGVAGAFGPLLYRRLGCKVRELFCDVDGNFPNHHPDPAKPENLKDLIEALQKTDAEIGLAFDGDGDRLGVVTKDGNIIWPDRQLMLYAADVLDRNPKAKVIFDVKSTRLLKPWIKKNGGVPVMARTGHSFIKAKIKETGALLAGEMSGHVFFKERWYGFDDGIYTGARLLEVLSRVEDPSELLNALPNAVSTPELNLKMAKEGENHALISRLQESASFDGAEEVNTLDGLRVEYKDGFGLARASNTTPVIVLRFEADTEEALERIKGDFRRVLATATDAKLPF; this is translated from the coding sequence ATGAACAAAATATCCAAAGACATCTTCAAGGCGTATGACATCCGCGGCATCGTCGGCAAGACCCTGACCGCCGCCGTCGCTCGGCAAATCGGCCAAGCCGTGGCTTCGGAAGCCATTGACCGCAAGGTCAAGGCCATCGTGATCGGCCGCGACGGCCGCCTGTCCGGCCCCGAATTGAGCGAGGCGCTGGCTGAAGGCATCCGCGCCGCCGGCGTCGACGTGATCGACGTCGGCCGCGTCGCCACGCCCATGCTGTACTTCGCCGCCCATCAGCTGGGCACCCTGTCCGGCGTGATGGTGACCGGCAGCCACAATCCGCCCGACTACAACGGCTTCAAGATGATGCTGGCCGGCGACACGCTGGCCGGCGACGACATCCAGGCGCTTTACCAGCGCATCGTCGATGGCCGGCTCGCCGAGGGCGAAGGCGGCTATCGCACCGAAGACATCGCGGAAGCCTACCTGGAGCGCATCACCTCCGACATCAAGCTTGAGCGTCCGCTGAACATCGTGGTGGACAGCGGCAACGGCGTGGCCGGCGCCTTCGGCCCGCTGCTGTACCGCCGCCTGGGCTGCAAGGTGCGCGAGCTGTTCTGCGACGTGGACGGCAATTTCCCCAACCACCACCCGGACCCGGCCAAGCCGGAAAACCTGAAAGACCTGATCGAGGCGCTGCAGAAAACCGACGCCGAGATCGGCCTGGCCTTCGACGGCGACGGCGACCGCCTGGGCGTGGTGACCAAGGACGGCAACATCATCTGGCCGGATCGCCAGCTGATGCTGTACGCCGCCGACGTGCTGGACCGCAATCCCAAGGCCAAGGTGATCTTCGACGTCAAATCCACCCGGCTGCTCAAGCCCTGGATCAAGAAGAACGGCGGCGTGCCGGTAATGGCGCGCACCGGCCACAGCTTCATCAAGGCCAAGATCAAGGAAACCGGCGCGCTGCTGGCCGGCGAGATGAGCGGCCACGTGTTCTTCAAGGAACGCTGGTACGGCTTCGACGACGGCATCTACACTGGCGCCCGCCTGCTGGAAGTGCTGTCCCGCGTCGAGGATCCCAGCGAGCTCTTGAACGCGCTGCCCAACGCCGTCTCCACGCCAGAACTGAACCTGAAGATGGCCAAGGAGGGCGAGAACCACGCGCTGATCTCCAGGCTGCAGGAGTCCGCCAGCTTTGACGGCGCCGAGGAAGTGAACACGCTGGACGGCCTGCGCGTCGAGTACAAGGACGGCTTCGGCCTGGCCCGCGCATCCAATACCACGCCGGTGATCGTGCTGCGCTTCGAGGCCGACACCGAGGAGGCGCTGGAACGCATCAAGGGCGATTTCCGCCGCGTGCTGGCCACCGCCACCGACGCCAAGCTGCCGTTCTAA